A genome region from Lytechinus pictus isolate F3 Inbred chromosome 14, Lp3.0, whole genome shotgun sequence includes the following:
- the LOC129276061 gene encoding C3a anaphylatoxin chemotactic receptor-like: MDVASLAIFCAILLTGLPGNAIILGAYAIKPQRKSTDILIIIQALVDLIACITPQPEMISGMAVCWITLTVRLSTSLGSLFLTFAIAVDRYITVCRPFGRQLPKTYALVFAIGCLVFAFLINLTNIWYFEVIDVKSAGCIFSASASPLQISMKVIQIVSFFIAVFVSMFSYTKIFMLIRRQARVRSEMNASIPSHTGANATSVTQTVSETVAASSRSTRNAWNGTVASATNKQSSFIDETSGVQNLEVPSSRPGGGGHFHPGHSGTGQLPAIETISGNQSSVSAVGYLGQSGDRNGQIRPARRSYGDRTTRMLLCITVVLILSWIPYILVMALPARAYIYLVTRITNYQVVYSLTRIRGFNHMLNAFVYWSVNPVFRQDVKQVFIRIRNFTIR; this comes from the coding sequence ATGGATGTGGCAAGTCTCGCCATCTTCTGCGCTATTCTACTAACCGGCTTGCCGGGAAATGCTATCATCCTTGGAGCGTATGCCATCAAACCGCAGAGGAAGAGCACGGACATATTGATAATTATCCAGGCTTTGGTAGATCTGATTGCATGCATTACCCCACAACCTGAGATGATCAGTGGTATGGCAGTTTGTTGGATAACTCTGACCGTCCGCCTCTCAACATCTCTCGGCTCCCTCTTTCTCACATTTGCAATTGCCGTCGACAGGTACATCACGGTTTGTCGACCTTTCGGTCGTCAATTACCCAAAACCTACGCCCTCGTCTTTGCAATCGGATGTCTGGTTTTCGCTTTTCTCATAAATCTGACCAACATCTGGTACTTCGAAGTCATAGACGTCAAGTCAGCTGGGTGCATTTTCTCGGCTTCAGCTTCTCCCTTGCAGATTTCGATGAAAGTAATCCAGATAGTCTCGTTCTTTATAGCGGTGTTCGTAAGCATGTTTTCTTACACgaaaatatttatgttgatacGTCGGCAAGCTCGGGTAAGATCGGAAATGAACGCCTCCATACCAAGCCACACCGGTGCAAATGCGACCTCCGTTACGCAAACAGTTTCTGAGACTGTCGCGGCATCTAGCAGAAGTACCAGAAACGCATGGAATGGTACCGTGGCATCAGCAACGAACAAGCAGTCATCGTTCATAGATGAAACCAGTGGAGTGCAGAACCTTGAAGTACCGTCTTCTAGACCTGGTGGTGGTGGTCATTTCCATCCAGGACACAGCGGGACTGGGCAACTTCCGGCAATTGAAACAATATCCGGTAACCAAAGTTCTGTTTCGGCAGTTGGATACCTGGGACAGTCAGGGGACAGAAACGGACAGATCCGACCTGCTAGGAGAAGCTACGGCGACCGGACCACTCGGATGCTTCTCTGTATTACAGTCGTACTCATTCTATCCTGGATACCGTACATTCTGGTGATGGCTCTTCCTGCTAGGGCGTATATCTACCTTGTGACAAGGATCACAAACTATCAGGTGGTCTATTCACTCACTCGGATCAGAGGCTTCAATCACATGCTCAACGCGTTCGTGTACTGGTCCGTTAATCCAGTCTTCAGGCAGGACGTTAAGCAAGTTTTCATCCGCATCAGGAATTTTACAATCCGATAA